Sequence from the Pseudoalteromonas espejiana DSM 9414 genome:
GTTAGCTTTTTATTAGTACTTTGCGCCAATGTGTTTGCAGCGCAAAATAATGTATTAAACGTTGACCGAGCCATACCAAATAGTATGCACTTGTCGTTTCCAAACGATAACAATATAACGCCTAAAAAGTCTGACTTTTCAATTTTAAACTATGTACTTATGAGTAACGAAGAAGGGGAGCGCTGGGCGGTTATTACCCTTACAAATTTAGCCTCTGGAAAGCGTGAACTTAATCAAGAACACTTATTAGCGCTGTTTGCAGATGGCAGCAGGCTAACACCAAGTGAATTTAAACTAGGCTTTAATGGCAAACAAACACAGTCGGTAACTGTATCGTTTACTGAGCATAAGTTTCCCATTTTAAGTGTGTATTCGAGCAATGATCAGTAACACATTTTTAGATAAGTTAAATGTGTAGTAATTGCTTTAGTTTATCGGCACCGGCTCTGCTGGTGCTTAGTTCAGATTTAATATCATCATTTACAATCACCATCAATTTACCATTAAACCAACGCTGTATTTCTTTAATGTGGTCAACGTTAACCAAATAGCTTCGATGAATTCGTACAAAGTTTTTTGCTACTAAGGCATGCTCAAGCTGATCGAGCGTATCGCTTAAATGATGAAATGTGTCGCCATTCCACGCCAAACTATTACCTTGTTCCGATTTAATAAACTTAATGTCACCCGGTGAGAGTAAAAATATACGCTCACCGTTTTTACTAATTAACTTATTTAATGTGTTTTCGGTTAATGCAAAGGTTTGCTCGTGTTCTGGGCTGTTAACTTGGCAGTGGGCACGTTGTTGCTCAAGTAGCTGCTGCGCTTTGGCGAGTGCTTTTTTTAATCGAGCAATAGGAAAAGGTTTGAGTAAGTAATCTGTTGAGGCGTGCTCGAATGCTTCAATCGCAAATTGGTCATACGCGGTTGTGTAAATAATAATGGGCTGGTAGTTAAGTAAATCAATAAGCTCTAAGCCGTTAATTTCAGGCATTTGTATATCAAGTAATACCACATCAGGTTTTAGCTCATTTATTAATGTAATGGCCTCTTTGCCATTTGTGGCCATACCCACTACATCAACATGCTCCATTAAACTTAATTGGTGGCTTAATTTTTCGCGAGCGGGAAGCTCGTCATCGGCAAATAACACGCGCATTTTAGATGCTGTATTTGGCTGGTTTTTACTGTTCATAGTGTTAGCTCCAACGTAACCACTGCGCCATTGTTATTGCTCAGTAGTACCTTACTTTTGCCAAGTTGTTTAACGCGTTTTAGTATGTTTTTCATCCCTATACCATTGCCATGCCCGTGTTTTATAACATCACTCGAAAACCCTTTACCATTATCGCTAATTTGTATTTTAACGCCGTTAGGTAGCTCACTGAGCGTTATATTAAGAATTAGCGACGTTTGTTTGGCGTTATGTTTAATGGCATTTTCAATTATGGGCTGAATAAGTAGCGGAGGTAGCGATATATTTTTAAGCGTATTAGGAATGTGGTAATTAACCTGAAGTTTATCGCCAAAGCGTGCTTTTTCAATATTTAGGTACTTTTCTATTATTGTAAGCTCTTGCTGTAAAGGTATTTGCTGTTGCTCGGCAGTATCAAGTGAGTACCTTAGAATATCAGCAAGTTCATGCAGTACTTCATCGGCTAAATCGGGGTTTGTATGAATATAAGCCGAAATTGTATTTAAGCTATTAAACATAAAGTGTGGGTTTAGCTGGTAGCGCAATGTAGCAAGTTGAGCTTGTTTAAGAGCATGTTTTTCGGCTGTTGCGCGTTTTTTGTTCTCAATAAAAATACTGGTAAAGTAAATACACGAGCCCCAAAGTAAGCCGTTAAATACAACAAATACCCCCATGGATTTATGCCCATCAAAAAGCAGTGTGAGCACTGTATCGGTAATCACATTACCAAGTGCCATAAATACAACTGCAATTAACCATTCAAATGCTATTTTATTAATATGCTTATTGCGCAGGTAAAAAATAACCGCTGCCGCACTCCATACCGGCACCCAGTAAAAAGTAACAAACCACACGGTAGCAGCAAGTGCACTACCCGTAGTAAAGGGCGCAGAGTTAGCAATTATGAGCCCAAGGGCATAAGCAATATCTACAACAAGTAAAATAAAAAAGCTGTATTTATAAAAAGGATGTTTGAGCATAATAGGTGCTTCTTTTTGTAAGTGATTAAACCATAACAAAAAACAGTCAAAACCCAAAGACTTTGTGTTTTGACTGCATCGTATTTAAAAGTAAGTTAGCTCCTTGATTTGTAGTGTGTTTTTTAATGGCTCATTGCTTGCGCCTGGCATTTTACGCCACATTAAATTAACCCCAGTTAATTCAGTGGCCGACCACGTAACTGGGCTACCAAAGCCAAATTGTTTAAAAGTGGAAAAAGGAATATCAAGCGTTGTCCACTCATCGCGCGGCTTTAAAAGTACACTAAAGTGATCCCAATCTTTTACATCACTATGATAAACAGACATAGCAAAAGGCGTGCTTGAACCTTTATAGGTTAATCGAATACCTTTAAATGCAGAGGCATCAACCGGCGATGTAAATTTTATTTCAGCGCCTGCCCACGCGCCAAAACTGGTTGGCTTTGTAATGGTTGTATCTATGGTTAAGCTATTTTTATTCGTGGTAAGCGCTGCAACAGATTGACCACCCATTACCGAATCGCTCTGGGCTTGCCATGGTGTATCACCGGTAAAATCATCAATAACATGCTGCGCTTGGCTGCTTTTTAATACTTCATTACAAGCGGGGCCTTGTGGCTTTATGGCTTTGTTTTGAGAAATAAGCGCTGGGCGGTCTACTTGTATACCTGCTTTATAAACCTCTGAGATAGTGTGAATATGGTTTATATCATCAAGCGGGTTTTGCTTAAGTAGTACAAAGCTTGCCTCAAAGCCTTTAGTAAGCTTGCCAATGCTCCCGGATTTATTAATTGCCATCGCACCATTTACAGTGGCCGCATTAATTATTTCACCATTAGTAAGACCCGCTTTTTTTAGTGCATCTAACTCGTTGTGTAACCCAGTACCATGCAGCGTGTAAGGGTTACCGGCATCAGAGCCTGTGCCAATAGTGATATTAGCTTTATGTAGCTTTTGTATATTTGCATAAGCGGTTTTGCGCTCATCCCACGCGTGCTCTTTCCATTTTGAAGGTGCAGGCACGTTTTCAAACAAACACCCTTGAAGCTTTTCGGGAATGGTTTTTAGTAACTCGCTTTGTGAGCTAATAGTATGGTTATGCTTTTCATCGCTATGGTTATGATACACCGCAAGCGTAGGAATGTAGGTTACATTATGCTCTTTCATTAGTGTAATAAACTCATCGTCAATCGCTTCGCTATTAATACCGTGGGCTAAAGCCGTTGCACCGGCCTTAATAGCGCGTTTACCATCATTTAGTGTAGAAACATGCACAAAATACGGTAAATTAGCGGCCTTAGAGCGTTTACCTAGCTCGCTTAATTGGCTATCAGTTAACGATTTACCCACACCGCCAAAAGTTTCAATAACAGCTTTAGTTACATGTGGGTGAGTGCTTATATGTTTTTGCCATAGCGCTTCTATGTCTTCATCTTTTGCAATTTCGTAAGCTTGGCCGCCAAACTGCGTGCCATGTCCGCCAGGGTTGGTAAACAAAGTACCTGCATAAAAAAGGTTAGGGGTCACTTGTGTTGCTTTTAATTGCGCGGCTTCGTTTAGGGTTTGCTCAAACGAAAACAAATCAACAATATTAGTTACGCCTAAATACAAATTAGAATTAAAGTGCGATTTAACCGGTAAATACTGAAATTCAGAAAAGTTACTGCCCGATGAGCCTAAATGAACATGTAAATCAATTAAACCGGGTATTGCATACTGGTTGTTGGCATTAATAGTATTGTCGGCGGTTTGTAGTGGGTCGGTTGCTTTGGCAACATTTACAATTTTACCATCGTCAATATAAAGCGAACTCGGCGCAGAAAAGCTTTGCGAACTACTTTGGTATAAACGGATGTTGTCGACCCGAAGGTCAATGGCATACGCACTAAAGTGGCTTGCTAAACTCAGTGCTATAACTGTTTTTGTAATAATGTTCATGACTATATTCCTTATCAAATAGGTATTTGGCGTTTTGTTGATAAGAAATTTAGCGAGTTTTTTAACCTGCTTCATTAATGTTTATCTGAATCGACATTATTTGCCGTTGAACCGACATAAAAGTAAATGAGCGTTGTGATGGGGTGCTCAGGCTAAGTAAATTTAGTTTTAAAGGGCCGCTATGAGCGATAAGCGGTCATTGAAAAAGTTAAATTTATTCCTACTTCTTTGAGTCGGAGCCTAATTTTGGCCGATAACACTACTAAACGCCGTTTTAGGGAAAAATAACATGATTAATTCCTGACTGTTTCAATTGCTTGTTTACAAAGGTAATTATTGGTGAACTTATCAGAGTATGTAATATACGCCTTTTTGGTGTGTTATAAACCACCTAAATGGTGTTCAATAAGCTGTTGTGTGTTCTTATAATTTGGAGTTATTAAATCATGGGTCAAGATTGCTGCCTATATGCTAATGGTGAACGTCATTTATATCCAAGCATTGCTAAAGCTCATGAAGCCGCCGAGCAGTTTATATGTTTTAAAGTGGATCTTAGACTTGAGTATCTATTTGAAACTACAGGTGCTGACTTTTGGGCTTATGAATATAATCAAAATAAATGGGTGCCTTCTTAATATCTTTAGTTTTCGAGAAAAAACACATACAAGTGAATAAGGTTATGACTGTTCGCTTTTGGCACATAGCCCCCTTCGGATATAAAGTATTTTATCCACTAAACACATACTCCAAACCACTATAAAGTGTAATTTATATCTTGCTCTTTTTTAAAGTTTGGTAAATGGCTCTAGGTGGAGTTAGCTAATTTGCTACCAGATGAAGTTAACTGTAGTGAAAACCCTAAGAAGTTAAGTCTATTTTGAAAGGGGATTGCTTTTTATCCATTCTTTCAAGTGGTCAATGAAGTTCCTAACTATTATCGATTGGTTTTTCCTAGACGGATATAATAGGTTAATTGAAATTGATGGGTCACACTCCCAATCTTCTAAAATAACCTTTAAGCGCCCTTTTTCAACACGTTCTTTAATATGCCAATCTGACAAAAGTGCAATACCATGATCTAATTCCACCATACCCAAAACGCTGTCCCCTAAGCTAGAAGAAAAGCTGGGGTTTAACTTAACTGTTTTTCGTTCACTTTCTCTAATGAATGACCAGTTAGTTTCATTCCCAACGGTTAATAAACTATGATCAGTTAAATATTCAGGTGATTGTGGTACTCCTTTTTTTTCTAAATAACTCGGCGTTGCACATAATACTCTCTTTGTATCAGATAGCTTTTGACCAATTAATGATGA
This genomic interval carries:
- a CDS encoding LytR/AlgR family response regulator transcription factor, which encodes MNSKNQPNTASKMRVLFADDELPAREKLSHQLSLMEHVDVVGMATNGKEAITLINELKPDVVLLDIQMPEINGLELIDLLNYQPIIIYTTAYDQFAIEAFEHASTDYLLKPFPIARLKKALAKAQQLLEQQRAHCQVNSPEHEQTFALTENTLNKLISKNGERIFLLSPGDIKFIKSEQGNSLAWNGDTFHHLSDTLDQLEHALVAKNFVRIHRSYLVNVDHIKEIQRWFNGKLMVIVNDDIKSELSTSRAGADKLKQLLHI
- a CDS encoding sensor histidine kinase, with the protein product MGFDCFLLWFNHLQKEAPIMLKHPFYKYSFFILLVVDIAYALGLIIANSAPFTTGSALAATVWFVTFYWVPVWSAAAVIFYLRNKHINKIAFEWLIAVVFMALGNVITDTVLTLLFDGHKSMGVFVVFNGLLWGSCIYFTSIFIENKKRATAEKHALKQAQLATLRYQLNPHFMFNSLNTISAYIHTNPDLADEVLHELADILRYSLDTAEQQQIPLQQELTIIEKYLNIEKARFGDKLQVNYHIPNTLKNISLPPLLIQPIIENAIKHNAKQTSLILNITLSELPNGVKIQISDNGKGFSSDVIKHGHGNGIGMKNILKRVKQLGKSKVLLSNNNGAVVTLELTL
- a CDS encoding CIA30 family protein, yielding MNIITKTVIALSLASHFSAYAIDLRVDNIRLYQSSSQSFSAPSSLYIDDGKIVNVAKATDPLQTADNTINANNQYAIPGLIDLHVHLGSSGSNFSEFQYLPVKSHFNSNLYLGVTNIVDLFSFEQTLNEAAQLKATQVTPNLFYAGTLFTNPGGHGTQFGGQAYEIAKDEDIEALWQKHISTHPHVTKAVIETFGGVGKSLTDSQLSELGKRSKAANLPYFVHVSTLNDGKRAIKAGATALAHGINSEAIDDEFITLMKEHNVTYIPTLAVYHNHSDEKHNHTISSQSELLKTIPEKLQGCLFENVPAPSKWKEHAWDERKTAYANIQKLHKANITIGTGSDAGNPYTLHGTGLHNELDALKKAGLTNGEIINAATVNGAMAINKSGSIGKLTKGFEASFVLLKQNPLDDINHIHTISEVYKAGIQVDRPALISQNKAIKPQGPACNEVLKSSQAQHVIDDFTGDTPWQAQSDSVMGGQSVAALTTNKNSLTIDTTITKPTSFGAWAGAEIKFTSPVDASAFKGIRLTYKGSSTPFAMSVYHSDVKDWDHFSVLLKPRDEWTTLDIPFSTFKQFGFGSPVTWSATELTGVNLMWRKMPGASNEPLKNTLQIKELTYF